In one window of Bemisia tabaci chromosome 6, PGI_BMITA_v3 DNA:
- the LOC140224783 gene encoding 5-formyltetrahydrofolate cyclo-ligase-like isoform X1 → MAPRAVYPSVCFLYSMRLNSLIILMTNHSLKSKQCCNDKRSSETIIMSTSVRLESRIPFNFDSLSRSRKQMSPEETRTVRMFLRWEMIDKFKALEHYEHVLESWTITISLFNLPAFNKSKSFAVYLERKAEPNTTNILAKLFEAKKRVYVPSYAFHGLEMIRVRTLKEVQKLREDRRGKTELSRRKREEALSNKGGLDMIIMPGIAFTRSGRRMGSGKCLMFDYVMKARRQGWPILVGLAYKHQVVEDFPPAAKDLKLDYVLDSVHADHFEDYEERLAKLEAKYKPLNESR, encoded by the exons ATGGCGCCGCGCGCCGTCTACCCGAGCGTCTGCTTTCTCTATTCGATGCGACTAAATTCTCTTATCATCCTGATGACAAATCATTCTCTAAAATCAAAACAATGCTGCAACGACAAACGTAGCTCAGAAACTATCATTATGTCGACGTCGGTACGGCTGGAGTCTCgaattccatttaattttgacagtttatCACGAT CTCGAAAACAAATGAGCCCAGAAGAGACCAGAACTGTGCGTATGTTTCTTCGTTGGGAAATGATTGATAAGTTTAAAGCCTTGGAGCATTATGAGCATGTTCTCGAATCTTGGACAATCACTATAAGC CTCTTTAATCTACCCGCGTTCAACAAAAGTAAAAGTTTCGCCGTGTATCTTGAGAGGAAAGCTGAGCCAAACACTACCAATATTCTCGCAAAGCTGTTTGAAGCGAAGAAACGCGTCTATGTGCCGAG TTATGCTTTTCATGGCCTAGAAATGATCAGAGTGCGAACTTTGAAGGAGGTGCAGAAGCTGAGGGAAGATAGACGTGGAAAGACAGAACTATccagaagaaagagagaagaggCTCTATCGAATAAAG GAGGTTTAGACATGATAATTATGCCTGGTATAGCTTTTACCCGCTCAGGCAGGAGAATGGGCAGCGGAAAGTGTCTTATGTTCGACTATGTGATGAAAGCCAGGCGACAGGGTTGGCCAATCTTGGTTGGTCTGGCATATAAGCACCAAGTGGTCGAAGATTTTCCCCCTGCAGCCAAGGACCTTAAACTAGACTATGTCTTGGACTCTGTGCATGCCGATCATTTCGAGGATTACGAAGAGAGGTTGGCGAAACTTGAGGCTAAGTACAAGCCGCTCAACGAGAGTCGTTga
- the LOC140224783 gene encoding 5-formyltetrahydrofolate cyclo-ligase-like isoform X2: MKDIINTHILIGTVFVLSPILCINETRKQMSPEETRTVRMFLRWEMIDKFKALEHYEHVLESWTITISLFNLPAFNKSKSFAVYLERKAEPNTTNILAKLFEAKKRVYVPSYAFHGLEMIRVRTLKEVQKLREDRRGKTELSRRKREEALSNKGGLDMIIMPGIAFTRSGRRMGSGKCLMFDYVMKARRQGWPILVGLAYKHQVVEDFPPAAKDLKLDYVLDSVHADHFEDYEERLAKLEAKYKPLNESR, from the exons atgaaagACATAATAAATACACACATTTTAATAGGAACAGTTTTTGTGCTTTCACCAATTTTATGTATCAACGAAA CTCGAAAACAAATGAGCCCAGAAGAGACCAGAACTGTGCGTATGTTTCTTCGTTGGGAAATGATTGATAAGTTTAAAGCCTTGGAGCATTATGAGCATGTTCTCGAATCTTGGACAATCACTATAAGC CTCTTTAATCTACCCGCGTTCAACAAAAGTAAAAGTTTCGCCGTGTATCTTGAGAGGAAAGCTGAGCCAAACACTACCAATATTCTCGCAAAGCTGTTTGAAGCGAAGAAACGCGTCTATGTGCCGAG TTATGCTTTTCATGGCCTAGAAATGATCAGAGTGCGAACTTTGAAGGAGGTGCAGAAGCTGAGGGAAGATAGACGTGGAAAGACAGAACTATccagaagaaagagagaagaggCTCTATCGAATAAAG GAGGTTTAGACATGATAATTATGCCTGGTATAGCTTTTACCCGCTCAGGCAGGAGAATGGGCAGCGGAAAGTGTCTTATGTTCGACTATGTGATGAAAGCCAGGCGACAGGGTTGGCCAATCTTGGTTGGTCTGGCATATAAGCACCAAGTGGTCGAAGATTTTCCCCCTGCAGCCAAGGACCTTAAACTAGACTATGTCTTGGACTCTGTGCATGCCGATCATTTCGAGGATTACGAAGAGAGGTTGGCGAAACTTGAGGCTAAGTACAAGCCGCTCAACGAGAGTCGTTga